From Methylococcus capsulatus:
AGCTGCCGCCTGCTTCAGGCACGCCGCCTTGGCCACCGGCCCGTCATCGACGCACCATGCTAGCTTTGGGCGGCTGCGTCCAGCCCGTGCTGGCCCCGTCCATCGATGCCACCGCGGCGCGGGTGTTGGACCGCTTTGGGATATCGCTGATCCGGGTCCCGGCAAGCGGCTGCTGCGGTGCCTTGAGCCACCACCTTGGCGCGCACGGGGAAGGGCTGGACTTCATGCGCCGCAACGTCGACGCCTGGTGGCCCGCCATCGAAGCCGGCGCCGAAGCCATCGTCATCACCGCCAGCGGCTGCGGCGTGGTGGTGAAGGAATACGGCGAACTGCTACGCGACGATCCGGCCTACGCGGATAAAGCGGCGCGGGTGTCCGAGCTGGCGCGGGATCTGAGCGAGGTCGTCGCTGCCGAGGACTGGACTTCACTGGCGCCGCTCGCCACCCGGCGGATCGCCTTTCAGTCGCCCTGTACCCTTCAGCATGGTCAGCACCTCGACGGTGTGGTCGAGGCGCTGTTGCAGAGATTGGGATTCGAACTGACGCCGGTCGCGGATGCCGCCCTCTGCTGCGGCTCCGCCGGCACCTATTCCCTACTGCAGCCGGAGTTGTCGTCGCGGTTGCGAGACGACAAGCTGCGAAACTTGGAAGCCGGCGAGCCCGAAGTGATCGCAACGGCCAACATCGGTTGCCTATTACAGCTTGCTTCCGGCACCAGGCGGCCGGTGCGGCATTGGGTCGAATTGCTGGACCGGTGCTGACCGGCTCCATGGGGTTCGGCGGGGCTGTCAGTACCTCGCGCCATTGGGCAGAGCCCGGAACTCCCGCCAGACTTCGAGCGCTTCCTCCCGCATGAGCTGCTGCGGCGCTAAATGCCGTTCGGCGTAGGACTTGGCGATGTCCAGATGGATCCGCGAGTCGTCGAACAGGTCTTCGTAGTCGTGCCAGGCGGCGGCGTAGAAGATTTTATCGATCCGAGCCCAGTAAGCCGATGCATAGCACATCGGGCAGCATTCGCAACTGCTATACAGGACGGCGCCGGAAAGGTCGTAGCTGCCGATTTGGCGGCAGGCTTCCCGGATGGCGTTGACTTCCGCATGGGCCGTCGGGTCGTTGTCGCGGATCACGCTATTGCCGGCAACGGCGAGCACCTGTCCGCCGCGCACAATGACCGCACCGAAGGGGCCGCCGGTTCGGTCGACGATGCCGGCATGCCGCATCGTCTGGATTGCCAGCCGCATGTACGCCCGGTCCTGCTCGCTGGGAAAAACGTTGGCGGGCACGTCGGTTCCTCTCAAACTCAGATTTCCGGCCGCCGGACGATTCTGGCGAGCAGGATCGGCAGCCGCGCCAGAAAGCCGAACATCAGACGGACGTGCATCCAGGTGAGGAGGGCGTTGTCGCGCCAGTAATGGAAGTGCGAGGTGCCGCCCTCTTCGGGCTTGGGATAATA
This genomic window contains:
- the glcF gene encoding glycolate oxidase subunit GlcF, with product MLTRLDEHFKDSREGQEAAAILQSCVHCGFCTAACPTYRLLGDERDGPRGRIYLIKAMLEGEPATERTQSHLDRCLGCRACESACPSGVRYGRLADLARGIIEEQRSRPAMERLERKLLRMFLPYPSRFAPWVGLARRLRPLLPAVLRNKLPPASGTPPWPPARHRRTMLALGGCVQPVLAPSIDATAARVLDRFGISLIRVPASGCCGALSHHLGAHGEGLDFMRRNVDAWWPAIEAGAEAIVITASGCGVVVKEYGELLRDDPAYADKAARVSELARDLSEVVAAEDWTSLAPLATRRIAFQSPCTLQHGQHLDGVVEALLQRLGFELTPVADAALCCGSAGTYSLLQPELSSRLRDDKLRNLEAGEPEVIATANIGCLLQLASGTRRPVRHWVELLDRC
- a CDS encoding nucleoside deaminase, with product MPANVFPSEQDRAYMRLAIQTMRHAGIVDRTGGPFGAVIVRGGQVLAVAGNSVIRDNDPTAHAEVNAIREACRQIGSYDLSGAVLYSSCECCPMCYASAYWARIDKIFYAAAWHDYEDLFDDSRIHLDIAKSYAERHLAPQQLMREEALEVWREFRALPNGARY